The Euphorbia lathyris chromosome 2, ddEupLath1.1, whole genome shotgun sequence genome includes a window with the following:
- the LOC136217502 gene encoding exportin-2, with product MDLTPDSLSQCFLHSLSPAPEPRRAAEDKLTEFADRANYALTVLRLVAEPSVDEQIRHAAAVNFKNHLRSRWAPSPESSFTPIVDEEKHQIKGLIVTLMLSSTPRIQSQLTESLSLIGKHDFPKSWPTLLPELVANLNTALCNNDYTSVNGILGTANSIFKKFRYQYKTNDLLLDLKYCLDNFCAPLLDVFLKTAALIDSAVSSGGGSPATLKPIFESQRLCCRIFYSLNFQELPEFFEDNMDKWMVEFKKYLTTSYPSLESSSDGLTVIDNLRAAVCENISLYMEKNEEEFKGYVEGFALAIWTLLGNVSQSSSRDRLAVTAIKFLTTVSTSVQHTLFANAGVIPQICQSIVIPNVRLRDDDEELFEMNYIEFIRRDMEGSDLDTRRRIACELLKGIATNYRMQVTELVAVQVQNLLSSYAANPVSNWKDKDCAIYLVVSLATKKAGGASVSTDLVDVQNFFTQVILPELQSQDVNGFPLLKAGALKFLTVFRTLIPKPLAVQLLPDLVRFLGAESNVVHSYAASCIEKMLLVKDEGGRPRYTSADVAPFVQVLMNNLFNALKFPESEENQYIMKCIMRVLGVAEISPEIAAPCIAGLTSILNEVCKNPKNPIFNHYLFESVAILVRRACERDISLVPAFETSLFPSLEMILVNEVTEFLPYAFQLLAQLVELRRPPISSNYIQIFTLLLIPETWKRNSNVPALVRLLQAFLQKIPHELNQEGRLGQVLGIFNKLVASPSTDEQGFYVLNTVIENLEYGVVATYMVHIWSALFTRLQNKRTVKFIKSMLIFMSLFLVKHGPGNLVDTMNNVQPNIFLMILEQLWIPNLKLITGVIEVKLAAVASTRLICESPALLDAAAARHWGKTLDSIVTLLSRPEEDRVEEEQEMPDITENVGYTATFVNLYNAGKKEEDPLRDIKDPKQFLVVSLANLSARSPGRFLQIISENLEPANQSALLQLCNTYSCRIV from the coding sequence ATGGACCTGACTCCAGATTCTCTCTCTCAATGCTTccttcactctctctctcctgCTCCGGAACCACGTCGTGCTGCCGAAGATAAACTCACTGAATTCGCTGACCGAGCTAATTACGCTCTCACTGTTCTCCGCTTGGTGGCGGAACCTTCTGTTGATGAGCAGATTCGTCATGCTGCTGCTGTTAACTTCAAGAATCATCTCCGTTCGCGTTGGGCTCCATCGCCGGAATCTTCCTTCACTCCCATCGTTGATGAGGAAAAACATCAGATCAAAGGCTTAATCGTTACTCTCATGCTATCGTCTACTCCTCGCATACAGTCACAACTGACTGAATCGCTTTCTCTCATTGGCAAACATGATTTCCCCAAGTCATGGCCCACTTTGCTGCCGGAGCTCGTTGCCAACCTTAATACTGCTTTGTGCAATAATGATTACACTTCCGTTAACGGCATTCTTGGTACGGCTAATTCTATCTTCAAAAAATTTCGTTATCAGTACAAAACCAATGATCTCTTACTCGATTTGAAGTATTGTCTAGATAACTTTTGTGCTCCGTTATTAGACGTTTTCCTTAAGACTGCAGCTTTAATAGACTCCGCGGTTAGTTCAGGTGGTGGCTCCCCTGCTACCCTGAAGCCAATATTCGAGTCTCAGAGGTTATGTTGTAGGATTTTTTACTCGCTGAATTTTCAAGAGTTGCCTGAGTTTTTTGAGGATAATATGGACAAATGGATGGTTGAGTTTAAGAAATATCTTACCACTAGCTATCCTTCCCTAGAGAGCAGCTCAGATGGTCTAACGGTTATTGATAATCTCAGGGCTGCTGTGTGTGAGAATATTAGTCTTTACATGGAGAAGAATGAGGAGGAGTTCAAGGGTTATGTGGAAGGTTTTGCCTTGGCTATTTGGACTTTGTTGGGGAATGTATCTCAGTCTTCTAGCCGTGACAGGTTAGCTGTTACTGCAATTAAGTTTTTGACTACGGTTAGTACTAGTGTGCAACATACTCTGTTTGCAAATGCTGGGGTTATCCCACAGATTTGTCAAAGTATTGTGATCCCTAACGTGCGGTTGAGAGATGATGATGAAGAGCTCTTTGAAATGAATTACATTGAGTTTATTAGGAGGGATATGGAGGGGAGTGATCTTGATACGAGGAGGAGAATTGCATGTGAATTGCTTAAAGGGATAGCTACAAATTATAGGATGCAAGTAACAGAATTAGTTGCTGTTCAGGTACAAAACTTGTTGAGCTCATATGCTGCAAATCCTGTATCAAATTGGAAGGACAAGGATTGTGCAATTTATCTGGTTGTTTCTCTTGCAACTAAAAAGGCAGGGGGTGCTTCTGTTTCCACTGATCTTGTTGATGTTCAGAACTTTTTCACACAAGTGATATTACCTGAGTTGCAGAGTCAGGATGTTAATGGGTTTCCATTGCTTAAAGCTGGTGCTCTCAAGTTCCTTACGGTATTTAGGACCCTGATACCAAAACCGCTTGCAGTTCAGTTGCTGCCAGATTTAGTTCGGTTTCTTGGCGCAGAGTCAAATGTAGTTCATTCTTATGCTGCAAGTTGTATAGAGAAAATGTTGCTGGTCAAGGATGAAGGGGGACGACCACGGTATACTTCAGCAGATGTAGCTCCTTTTGTTCAAGTTCTGATGAATAATTTGTTTAATGCATTGAAGTTTCCGGAATCTGAGGAGAATCAATACATTATGAAATGTATTATGCGGGTCCTTGGAGTGGCAGAAATATCACCTGAGATTGCTGCACCTTGCATTGCTGGATTGACCTCAATTCTCAATGAAGTTTGCAAGAATCCTAAGAATCCAATTTTTAACCACTATCTCTTTGAATCGGTAGCTATTCTTGTAAGGCGTGCATGTGAAAGGGACATCTCTCTTGTACCGGCATTTGAAACAAGCTTATTTCCCAGCCTTGAGATGATTTTGGTAAATGAAGTGACTGAATTTTTGCCATATGCATTCCAGCTCTTGGCACAGCTTGTTGAGTTGAGGAGACCACCAATCTCATCCAATTACATACAAATTTTTACACTTCTCCTGATTCCTGAGACATGGAAAAGAAATTCAAATGTCCCAGCCCTTGTGCGGTTGCTTCAAGctttccttcaaaaaataccTCACGAGCTCAACCAAGAGGGGAGGCTCGGGCAGGTGCTTGGTATATTCAACAAGCTAGTAGCCTCCCCAAGCACTGATGAGCAAGGCTTCTATGTGCTAAACACTGTGATTGAAAATCTTGAATATGGTGTTGTTGCAACCTACATGGTTCATATATGGAGTGCTCTATTTACACGCCTGCAAAATAAGCGAACAGTGAAGTTTATCAAGTCTATGTTGATTTTTATGTCACTCTTTTTGGTCAAGCATGGCCCTGGAAACCTTGTAGATACAATGAATAATGTTCAACCTAATATTTTTTTGATGATTTTGGAGCAACTTTGGATTCCCAACCTTAAGCTTATTACTGGAGTGATTGAGGTTAAATTAGCCGCAGTTGCCTCTACTAGACTTATCTGTGAATCTCCTGCTCTTTTGGATGCTGCAGCTGCTAGGCATTGGGGGAAAACACTGGATAGCATTGTTACCCTTCTCTCGCGACCAGAGGAAGATAGAGTCGAAGAGGAACAAGAAATGCCAGATATTACAGAAAATGTGGGTTATACTGCAACCTTTGTGAATCTTTACAATGCTGGGAAAAAGGAAGAGGACCCTCTTAGGGACATTAAGGACCCAAAACAATTTCTAGTTGTTTCACTGGCTAATCTTTCTGCACGTTCACCTGGGAGGTTTCTGCAGATAATCAGTGAAAATCTTGAGCCAGCAAATCAATCAGCACTGCTACAGCTTTGCAACACTTACAGTTGCCGTATTGTTTGA
- the LOC136220320 gene encoding zinc finger BED domain-containing protein RICESLEEPER 2-like yields MANSEQLSSTPLEENIDEENPDLETPIGSPAEIEQEVNPFDKKKRKKTSPVWEEFKEVKSPNGTTRYECIHCKTRLAKMKSGATTNFIRHLKGCTLRQIKLKGQKQLCVTTTAGISESVNTVENLVYDFSKVREAFSHMIVGHEIPFNFAEYELFHYFMKTNTPNWEKISRNTLRDDCFSTYELHKKKIRDLLSSANRVSITTDLWTSGQNIGYMVVNCHFVDYTLRLQKRILNFIDVPSPHTGIVLSDVLYKCLVAWGIEKKIWTITVDNASNNDACVNYLKQTLKFVDSLPFDGKFFHVRCCAHILNILMQDGMSEIGETIKNVRASVKYIGSAVSRLQLFGETVSQLKKPKRKLILDVSTRWSATYAMLVVALGYKDVFSRYAQRDVAYHTLPSENDWEKARYVCDFLEEFEVVTNVISGTDYPTSNLFLPELYHIKKVLDDATLSENSCMVGMALRMKIKFDKYWGKCNLLISLAAIMDPRNKIRFIEFAFGKVYSSVDAMKHMNEVIENLHSLFEEYISSYKAKIMENQSQNESQSQSSTLRLGKGRSRGRAQFDSHMRDVETLPTEKSELAVYLEERNHVHNDEIDPPFDALSWWRDQSLKFPILSIMACNILSIPITTVASESAFSAGGRVISNHRASLGTDTVEMLMCSSDWVRAGLGIT; encoded by the coding sequence ATGGCTAATTCGGAGCAACTTTCTTCCACTCCTTTAGAAGAAAACATCGATGAAGAAAATCCGGATTTAGAAACCCCGATTGGATCCCCAGCTGAGATTGAGCAAGAAGTAAATCCttttgataaaaagaaaaggaaaaaaacatcGCCCGTCTGGGAGGAGTTTAAAGAAGTCAAGTCTCCTAATGGGACTACACGATACGAGTGTATTCATTGCAAAACACGGCTGGCCAAAATGAAGTCCGGTGCCACTACTAATTTCATTCGGCATTTGAAGGGTTGTACATTAAGACAAATCAAATTGAAAGGGCAGAAGCAATTATGTGTGACAACCACTGCTGGCATATCAGAGAGTGTTAATACGGTGGAGAATTTGGTCTATGATTTCTCTAAGGTTAGAGAAGCTTTCTCTCACATGATTGTTGGGCATGAGATTCCTTTTAATTTTGCTGAATATGAGTTGTTTCATTACTTTATGAAAACAAATACTCCTAATTGGGAAAAAATTAGCAGAAATACTTTGAGAGATGATTGTTTTAGTACTTATGAGTTacacaaaaagaaaattaggGATCTTTTGAGTAGTGCCAATAGAGTGAGTATAACTACAGATTTATGGACATCTGGTCAGAATATTGGATATATGGTTGTCAATTGTCATTTTGTGGATTATACTTTGAGATTGCAGAAAcgtattttgaattttattgatGTTCCTTCACCACATACGGGTATTGTGCTTTCTGATGTTCTGTATAAATGTTTGGTTGCTTGGGGCATTGAAAAAAAGATATGGACAATTACAGTGGATAATGCTAGCAATAATGATGCTTGTGTGAATTATTTGAAACAGACTTTGAAATTTGTTGATAGTCTTCCTTTTGATGGAAAGTTTTTTCATGTGAGGTGTTGTGCACATATATTGAATATTCTTATGCAAGATGGTATGTCAGAAATTGGAGAAACAATTAAGAATGTGCGTGCAAGTGTGAAATATATTGGTAGTGCTGTTTCTCGTCTTCAACTTTTTGGTGAGACTGTTAGTCAATTGAAAAAGCCTAAGAGGAAGCTTATTCTTGATGTTAGTACAAGGTGGAGTGCTACATATGCCATGTTAGTTGTTGCATTAGGTTATAAGGATGTGTTTTCTCGTTATGCTCAAAGAGATGTAGCTTATCATACTTTGCCTTCTGAAAATGATTGGGAAAAGGCTAGATATGTGTGTGATTTTCTGGAGGAGTTTGAAGTGGTAACTAATGTAATCTCAGGAACTGATTACCCTACTTCTAATTTATTTCTTCCTGAACTATACCATATAAAAAAGGTATTGGATGATGCTACTTTGAGTGAAAATAGTTGTATGGTAGGAATGGCTTTGAGGATgaaaattaagtttgataagtattggGGTAAGTGTAATTTGTTAATCTCACTTGCAGCCATTATGGACCCTAGAAACAAAATTAGATTCATTGAATTTGCTTTTGGTAAGGTATACTCTAGCGTTGATGCAATGAAGCACATGAATGAGGTGATTGAGAACTTGCATAGTCTTTTTGAAGAATACATTTCATCTTATAAAGCAAAAATTATGGAGAACCAATCCCAAAATGAAAGTCAATCACAATCTTCCACTTTAAGACTTGGGAAAGGTAGATCTAGAGGTAGGGCACAATTTGATAGTCATATGAGAGATGTTGAAACTCTTCCAACTGAAAAGTCCGAGTTAGCTGTCTATTTAGAGGAAAGAAACCATGTGCACAATGATGAGATAGACCCTCCATTTGATGCTTTGAGTTGGTGGAGAGATCAAAGTTTGAAGTTTCCTATTTTGTCAATAATGGCTTGTAATATTTTATCAATTCCAATCACAACTGTAGCATCTGAATCAGCTTTTAGTGCCGGAGGTAGAGTTATTTCAAATCATCGTGCATCTTTGGGCACCGACACAGTGGAAATGTTGATGTGTAGTAGTGATTGGGttagagcagggttgggtatcacataa